The following are encoded in a window of Gasterosteus aculeatus chromosome 5, fGasAcu3.hap1.1, whole genome shotgun sequence genomic DNA:
- the dhx32a gene encoding DEAD/H (Asp-Glu-Ala-Asp/His) box polypeptide 32a: MCGPLVICVMSDGGIPGEPNTRPESEECPADDAFGFGDDLELNPFDGLPFSSRYYELLRERQTLSVWEARCEFEEALVNSQLVVVSGTAQTGRSTQIPQWSAEFCLSAKYQHGMVVCTQSSAQSAVDLALRVADEMDVNIGHEVGYAIPLENCCSSDTILRYCTDHVLLREMMSDPFLEHYGVIVIDQAHERTVSTDVLLGLLKDILLQRPELRVVVLAVPPATDKLVSHYHGVPLITLEASPPAEDVHSNSGNKDYFFSALRLALEIHRTKEEGDVVVFLASADEVRCAHSILQREGTRLGAELGQMVPVVLCPRRGGIPPGPPGSKRSRRVFLSTKQGEDMWWATESVNFVIDTGVQKKMVYNPRIRANSEVLQPISQYQADIRRRLCGPTGKCFCLYQEDGQLPAENPAQILESNITPTVLFLKRMEIAGLGQCDFIERPDPEGLMQALEELDYLAALDDDGNLSEIGIIMSEIPLEPQMAKALLASCEFDCVSEMLTIAAMLSATSCFLEPPVGRSHEAVQCHRKFQHPEGDHFTLINIYNAFKQSQREPYFTTEKWCQDYFLDHSALKEAEAIRSELTETLNRIELPISEPFFGTKTNTHNVKRALLAGFFMQIARDVDGSGNYFILTHKHMAQMHPLSSYGPQSHKLGLPEWVVFHEYTLSQNNHMRTVSEISPQVYIQMAPMYFFYNLPTSESKDMLQDMLNPEGSRKRGDGKQNASTIGGDANAGCAVVSQTYDRCVIQ, translated from the exons ATGTGTGGACCCCTCGTTATATGCGTCATGTCTGATGGAGGGATTCCCGGCGAGCCAAACACTCGCCCGGAAAGCGAGGAATGCCCCGCGGATGATGCGTTTGGCTTCGGAGATGATCTGGAGTTAAATCCATTCGACGGCTTGCCCTTTTCCTCCCGCTACTACGAGCTGCTGCGGGAGAGGCAGACTCTGTCCGTTTGGGAGGCCAGGTGCGAGTTTGAAGAGGCTCTGGTTAACAGCCAACTGGTCGTTGTGTCCGGGACGGCGCAGACTGGGAGGAGCACGCAG ATCCCTCAGTGGTCTGCCGAGTTCTGCCTCTCCGCCAAGTACCAGCACGGCATGGTTGTGTGCACGCAGAGCAGCGCACAGAGCGCCGTGGATCTGGCCTTGCGTGTGGCCGATGAAATGGACGTCAACATAGGCCACGAAGTGGGCTACGCCATCCCTCTGGAGAACTGCTGCTCCTCGGACACTATCCTGAG GTACTGCACCGACCATGTGCTGCTGAGAGAGATGATGTCGGACCCTTTTCTGGAGCACTACGGGGTCATCGTCATCGACCAGGCCCACGAGAGGACAGTGAGCACTGACGTACTGCTGGGTCTTCTGAAGGACATCCTGCTGCAGAGGCCTGAGCTCAGAGTGGTGGTCCTCGCCGTCCCGCCCGCCACCGACAAGCTGGTGAGCCACTACCACGGCGTCCCGCTCATCACGCTGGAGGCCTCGCCACCCGCTGAGGACGTCCACAGCAACAGCGGCAACAAGGACTACTTCTTCTCAGCGCTGAGACTGGCGCTGGAGATCCATCGAACcaaagaggagggagacgtTGTCGTGTTTTTGGCCTCCGCCGAC GAGGTCCGTTGTGCCCACAGCATCCTCCAGAGAGAAGGCACCAGGCTGGGAGCTGAGCTCGGCCAGATGGTCCCTGTGGTGCTGTGCCCCCGGCGGGGAGGGATACCGCCTGGGCCACCGGGCTCCAAGAGGTCCAGGAGGGTTTTCCTCTCTACCAAACAGGGGGAGGATATGTGGTGGGCCACAGAGTCGGTCAACTTCGTCATCGACACAGGAGTCCAGAAGAAGATG GTGTACAATCCAAGAATAAGAGCCAACTCTGAGGTTCTTCAACCCATCAGTCAATATCAGGCAGACATACGCAGGCGGCTCTGTGGACCAACTG GCAAATGTTTCTGCCTGTATCAAGAAGACGGACAGCTCCCTGCAGAGAACCCGGCACAGATTTTGGAGTCCAACATTACTCCAACTGTCCTTTTCCTAAAAAGGATGGAGATAGCCGGCCTTGGACAGTGCGATTTTATAGAGCGACCAG ATCCCGAGGGTCTCATGCAGGCGTTGGAGGAGCTCGATTACCTCGCAGCTTTAGACGACGATGGCAACCTGTCTGAGATTGGCATCATCATGTCTGAGATCCCCCTGGAGCCTCAGATGGCCAAAGCGCTGCTGGCATCTTGCGAGTTTGACTGCGTGAGCGAGATGTTGACAATCGCAGCGATGCTTTCAG CCACAAGCTGCTTCCTGGAGCCACCTGTTGGTAGAAGCCACGAGGCGGTCCAGTGTCACAGGAAGTTCCAGCACCCTGAAGGCGATCACTTCACCCTCATCAACATCTACAACGCCTTCAAACAAAGCCAGAGAGAACCAT ACTTCACTACTGAAAAGTGGTGCCAGGACTATTTCCTCGATCATTCTGCCCTGAAGGAAGCCGAGGCCATTAGATCAGAGTTGACCGAGACCCTAAACAGGATCGAGCTTCCCATCTCTGAGCCCTTCTTCGGAACCAAAACCAACACCCACAACGTCAAAAGAGCTCTGCTGGCCGGTTTCTTCATGCAG ATCGCACGAGACGTGGACGGGTCTGGAAACTACTTCATtctgacacacaagcacatggcTCAGATGCATCCTCTGTCCAGCTACGGGCCTCAGTCACACAAGCTGGGGCTGCCGGAGTGGGTCGTTTTCCACGAGTACACCCTGTCCCAGAACAACCACATGAGAACGGTGTCTGAAATCTCTCCACAAGT GTACATCCAAATGGCTCCCATGTACTTCTTCTACAATCTGCCCACCAGTGAAAGCAAAGACATGCTACAAGACATGTTGAACCCAGAAGGATCCAGAAAACGCGGAGACGGGAAACAAAACGCCTCCACGATCGGCGGCGATGCCAACGCCGGGTGCGCAGTGGTGTCACAGACTTATGACAGATGTGTGATTCAATGA
- the bccip gene encoding protein BCCIP homolog has protein sequence MASSAKRRAVGLAENPEERQNSSDENSEADADSGEEDSDASEEEINEEVMVDFEAHTISVNDFNGVKRLLQQLFLKAHVNTSEMTDLIIQQNHVGSVIKQAEVPDDSDDDDPDEVFGFITLLNLTERKDVQCVEELKELVVNQCEKNSTQSVTEQLEQILNDSSKPVGLLVSERFINVPPQIALPLHKQLQEELADAQRTNKPSEKCHFCLMISKTCKEANKSVPARGGAPKDEYLFVNAEEEFFYEQAILKFHYSVQEDADTCLSGRWSFEDVPMKPFRTVMLIPADRMPAIMTKLTEYLTV, from the exons GGCGGATGCTGATTCCGGGGAGGAAGACAGCGATGCGTCAGAGGAGGAGATCAACgag GAGGTCATGGTTGACTTTGAAGCCCACACCATCTCGGTCAACGACTTCAATGGTGTCAAGAGACTCCTACAACAG CTCTTCCTGAAGGCCCATGTAAATACTTCAGAGATGACAGATCTCATCATTCAACAGAATCACGTTGGAAGTGTCATCAAG CAAGCCGAGGTGCCAGATGACAGCGACGATGACGACCCGGACGAAGTATTTGGCTTCATCACTCTGCTCAACCTGACTGAGAGAAag GATGTGCAATGTGTGGAAGAGTTGAAGGAGCTGGTCGTGAATCAGTGCGAGAAGAACTCCACCCAGAGTGTGACGGAGCAGCTCGAGCAGATCCTCAATGACAGCAGCAAGCCTGTTGGGCTGCTTGTGAGCGAGCGCTTCATCAACGTGCCCCCTCAGATCGCCCTCCCACTGCACAAACAGCTCCA GGAAGAATTAGCTGATGCTCAGAGGACAAACAAGCCCAGTGAGAAGTGTCACTTTTGTCTTATGATCAGCAAGACGTGCAAAGAGGCAAACAAGAGTGTTCCAGCCAGAGGAGGAGCTCCCAAAGATGAATACTTGTTTGTCAATGCAGAGGAGGAATTCTTCTATGAG CAAGCCATCTTGAAGTTCCACTACTCGGTCCAGGAAGACGCAGACACCTGTTTGAGTGGCAGGTGGTCATTCGAGGATGTCCCCATGAAACCTTTCAGGACAGTGATGCTGATTCCAGCAGACAGAATGCCTGCCATCATGACCAAACTCACAGAATATCTAACTGTGTGA